In the genome of Schistocerca piceifrons isolate TAMUIC-IGC-003096 chromosome X, iqSchPice1.1, whole genome shotgun sequence, the window agtaatgctaCATTGCTGGTAAagtttaattatattctgaaatcgcttcaaatatttactgttggaaatgaaattattttacaaacgttcaaatgggacttaccttttacaataatcttacaactagcattgcgcaaacataccatCAGTAGTCTTGggtttcacaaagaaaataattcaataatattagttcctcgtattgtaatagttagctgatgtctctgtacatccgtttataatctcttgtaaatcatagttagtggctggcaggcacaccgctcctctcaacccgACCCTTCAGACCTGCTAATGACTCGCTTCACTTCGCGGTTACTACTGACTTcttacgaacgctaaagtgcggtctctcctgtcaacaatgctttctggtgcagacaatccctgccaccattacaaaatgtatcaatgcgcggtctttcccactcttttcttaaaatgtatccatacgctgtctctccggCCCTTTTtagaattatatcaatgtgcggtatCTCTTGCCAAAATACTttagtgcagacattccctgccaccataattatttccaacatgacaaatattaattattcctacttaatcatattaataaagtataaacatctttcataaattgtgatttgaccatagacaatagaaatatacacgtcttgcaACGTTACTGAGAATAGCACGGCTTTAGGTAAGTTATGCCATCTTAAATTCCACCTCCCCCACCCTACACCCCAATTGTTAGTGGTGCCAATGTCGGTGCATCAGGAGCTTAGGAGCTTAGAGTTCTGGAATAAGAGTTGTTTTATGTCCTGTTGGTGTGAGATATTGCCAGTGCGCTGCTGTGTCAAAGACTCAGGGTTGAAGGAAGTATCAGGTGGTGGAAATCTGAGGTCTGATAAATCAGGCAGGTGCTGTGGAAGCTCAATGGGCTCCCATAAATCTCGTGGGATAACTGGATCGTTATCATCAAGGTTCCACTGCACTCTGggagaaataataaaaaatcacaAACGGTTATAAGTTACAATAATGTTAATGAGCAATGAGAGAAGATGGAATGATTATACCAAAAGTCGAATAACTATCATCTTTTTTCTGTCCTCCCAGGCAAGAGTGGCTAAGCTCTGTTGCTCTCTCGTCTTTACGGCTGCTGCTGCCACTTTCTAGTGTGAACCAATCAGTGTACAAACATACCGTTATTTGACCAACCAACAGACTCCACTATGAAGGATACAGTACTCAGCATCGTTGgcatagagaaacaaatgaaagaataGAAAGCAAATAAGtaaccaggtcctgatggaatcccagatccattttacaaagagtactcgacACCATTGGCCACTTACTTAGTTTgcgtttattgtgaatctctcactaAGCGCAAAGTCCCAATATTCAtttctaatataataaatttccttgagggggcaaagtttctgtccacaaatcatcactgttttagaaagcatctctcgtgccactgcccttttctcacgtgggATCCTGTGAGCCTTGGATGAAAgtcaacagacagattccatgttcctagatttctgtAAAACGATTGACACTGTGCCACACTCCCGACTGCTAACAATGGTATAAGCATGCGAAATAGGTTCCGAATATGTGATTGGCTTGAAACATCTTTTAACCAATCCCAGTATGTTGCTCTCGAAGGCGttttttcatcagagacaagagtaccaTCAGGAATGCAGTAGGGAAATAGGACAGCTGTTGTTTCCTATGTACATAAATAATCTTGCACACAAGGGTAAGCTGAAGTCtgccgctgtttgctgatgattctacGATGCATGGGAAGATATAATCATTGAAAGAGTGTAGGAGGATGCAGtatgagttagacaaaatttctagttgatgcaaCGAATGGCaaggtagctctaaatgtagaaaaatgtaagttaatggagatggGTAGCAAAAacaaattcataatgttcgaatacagtaacaGTATTGTgatgctcgacacagtcacgtcgactaaatatACAAGCATAACGCTGAAAAGCAATATGAAACGAAGTGAGCATGTAACAGCAGGAGTAGGGAAGTCAAATTGTCGATCTCGAATTATTGTTAGAGTGCTAGGGAAGCGTCTTTCACTCGTAAAGGACACCACAAATAGAACACTAGTGTAATCAATTGCTGAGTACTTTGGGAGTATTTGGGGTCAGAAAGAgattggattaaagaaagacagtGAAGCGATTGAGAGGCAGGCTGCCAGAATTATTACTGACAGGTTCGAGCAACacatattatggagatgcttcaggagatCATATGGGAAGCTCTAGAGGGAAGGTGATGCTCTTTTGGAAGAgtactattgataaaatttaaagaaccggcttttgaggctgactgcagatcgattctacctccaccaatgtacatttcatgtaaggaccatggGGATAAGATTAGAAAGACTTGGGCTCGTATGCAGACATATAAAAAGTGGTTTTTCCTTCACTCTCTTTGCAAATAAAAACAGaagaggaagtgactagtagtggtacagggaaccCTCAGCCATGCACCATATTGTGGCTTCTGGAGTGTGTATGTAAATGTAGGTACAAAGCATCAATGTTAACTCCATGTCATCATGCTGAATATTTAAAGGAGGGGTGGTGGTTTCGGAAGTGAGGGGGTTGTGTTAGGTGGTGGTGGGGCGGACCAATAGGAATGAATAATATGACTCGGAGAGGGGAGTCTGCCGTTTTTGAGTAAAaaattatgttagttaggtttagactTTCATAAACAAGACACTAATGGTGGCAGCCATTTTGGATCATAAATTATGGTCATTAAGGTAATAGTTACGAGATTAGGCTAAAAGCACTTGGCTATTACGTAACGCAGGTGTCACCAAACGCGAGTGAACAAGTTAACCGTTTGCTTACAATAGGGCAATAAAGTATTTGGTTTATTTACATAAGGCCGCTACACTACATGGCATACATAACGAGAACAACTACCCTTTGAGCCACTATGGCCACTATTCCACTACTGGCATGTTTCAGATTCTCAAGATTGCTTTAAGAAGCAGTGATTCCACTCCAAAATAAAGGAAGTTTAAGAAGATATACTATCTTTACTATGTCTCGAAAAATATGTGAGTTACTTTTAGCATTTTACTGGTCCACAAAGATAATATACTAATGTAGTGTTGTTAATAGTAAGAAAACCAGCGACGAAATTGCCCACCGAGAGATAAAATTTTATCTCAGTTATTGAAATAAACAACAATGTCCATATTTGGCCAACTGCAGCTGATTTAGCTAACCATTTACCCTTACTTTAATTTACCTCCGCATACTTCTTCGGACTGTGACTAATGATCTTTCCCACCGAAAGAGACAGTTACTCCATTTTCACGAATTTTTGCAAATTTTGTACGCTTCCAGAAAAAATTACGTTtctatgcaaagcagaattttatttTGATCATTGCCGTCATCTAACTATAGATGTAATTTTGAGAATGTGGTAGTTTCAGACATTAAATAAAATGCAGTAGAGAATTATTCCCTTTGTTttaattaattcaataaatgccaAGCAGTGGCTATTGGAAGAATATTCCTGTTCTGTGTAGGATATTGTACCATCTGTTAGAATATCAGCTCTGTACGAGCAATTTTCAGTTTTAGCATCGCTGTTCCTTTATCAGAACTTAGTGATTTTCGATAGTAACGTTGTAGTCGCGAATAGTATCCCATCTGTGTCCATTTGTTCGTCTCGGCGCCCTGCTCGAATCActactctctcttcctctctctctctctctctctctctctctcttgcacacaTTTACGCATGAACACCACACATACAAGATTTGTGTACTTTTCTCGTCTGAGTGCTATTAACAGATTACGATTACCTTTGACTCCTGTTCTTGCATTATATGCCCGTTATTCAGAACGACATATAATTCGTTGTGGTTGTAATACAGCATCACTGTTTCTTATCAGAATTATTTACTTCACTGCAGCTCTCTTACACATTAAAATAATTTCATTCTTTAATTTAGCcaataaacagaaatatgaagTCAGCCTCACCGTTGGTCAttaagttttcaaaaaaatttcagacTTATTTTCTTCTGATCAACTGGTGGTCTAACTAGCTCAGATTTTAATTTCCTTACAAACGACAGCTTTAATTGGCTATTCTCTTCGAGTGAAGTTTAAAACTCTAACAAGGAGCAATTatgaagcagtcagaatgtgataaGAGGTATTTCGTAAAAAGCACTATTGTATATGAAGCCTTTGTTGAACACCAGTTTTGTTACTAAGCAAAGAGCTATATCATTTATTTGCTTGTAACAACAACTTAATAAACATTTCGCAAGGTACTTATTATTGTCTGAAGAAATTTTCCTAACAAGCTAGGCATTAAACTGTTCATAATCTCCATTATGACGAATTGTGGCAGTGGCTAGTGTATTTATATTCATCGACAGCTTACAAGGTTATGTTCGACAGTAGCTGCAGCGAAACTCTTATTTAGATAGAATTTCAAGGAAGTGAATGATTGTATACTTTGGAAATAATTTTAAtgctttttatttactttttattgcatgtacaataaacaaatttaataaacaaaaatattttaattttataggtTTTTTGCGGTGTGTGATGCAAATATTTAGTCATTCAAAACACTACTAACTACAAACATCAAGCATCAACATATCTGAGGTCCTATGGGGCAGTTGGCTTCACATTAGAACACTTTTCATGTTGAGAATTGCAACACAAACTTAAATTGTTGTCCATACTCATAACCATTATTCAAAATGCAACAACAGACAGAAAATAAAGACTTTAAATGTCAACTGTAAATTCAGAATCATCACGAAAAGTCTTCATTTAATAACGCCCTGATAGTTATCTCTTCAATGTTCTGTGAATTCACTTAATATGTAACAACCGGAACGATGGAAATATTGAAACAAAATTCATTAACATTTCAAATAAGTTATCAGAAACTACATTCGGGTAAACAGATTCTCGAAGATGAACGCTGCACTACAATGGACATGTTCTCCAGGACGTAGTCAAGATAGTAATACTTGTATGCCACAGTTCACTGTTATCATGAGGAAGTAATAAATGGTTAATACGAGTTACGCAGCAGTAAACGAAATTGCGGATGCTGTCACTGATATAACTGACTGTACTGAAATTGTTCAGCTAACAGTGATCCAGTCACTGAAAGTAGTTGTCACTTATAGTGTTGACACCAGGTGTCCACATACTTGAGGATACCACACTAATTATTCTCTTCACGAGAGAGCAAATCTCGAAATCTTATTATGGGCTCTTCGGAAGTAGACGCCTGAGAAGTGGAAGGTTGTCCTGCGTCATGAGGTTCAGCAGTATGCggagaaactgcagtgcggtcgcCTCGTCTATGTTTCCTGCAGTATTCGTATCCAATGATGAGTAAAATGAGAGCTACTGCCGCCCCTAAGATGATAGACATTATCTTGAGTATTGTAGTGTGTAGCTCGTACAACATTAGTAATTCGTCAAGAGAAGATCCATTGTATGATGGGTAATAGCTTTTAGTTTTGCTGCCATCCACTGCTTCGTCCTTAGAGATAGTTGTAGTGTCTTGTTTCGCTGTTGTGTTATATGAAGTCTCTTCATTAGTTGGCGGAGTCGCTGTGACACCTGGCTCGTCACACATCAGCGTGCTGTTATCATTAATACCAGCCAGCATTTGGAAAATCGCTAGAAATGACATCGGGGAGTGCTTTTCCTGGTTAGTACCAAGGTTGCTGCCCTTACATTTATTGATTTGCAATGTGAGATTATTACCGTTAATAGTCGGTGGGAACCATGGGGTGGCAGCAGACTCATCTTTATTAGGTTCCGGACTCAAGGTGATATTTGGTCCACCACTGTGCTCTTTAATATTGCCACCATCCACAGGCACGGCGACTGGCGTTAGTGATGACATAGTGGTGAGGTTATCTTCCGGATACACAGTAACTGTGGTGCCAACGGAATCACATTCCTGCTGTGTGCAGTTATCATTATCTGCTTGTCCTGGCAATCGCATTGATGGAAAACTGCTGGTTGGCAAAATACCATGAGATGACGAAGGCATGTTAGACTCGATTTCACCAGCCTCTTCTGTGAAATTCTTGGTACCAGTGGGTGGTGTAATGTGTTCAGCTAAGGGTGCATCTTGTTGTATGCCATCATAGTCGATCTGGAATGTTGTGGCGGTGGCTTCAACATTTTTCTGCCTAAGACCCTCGCCATCATTAGGAATCGTGAATAGCTTTAGTGGCGAGATGGTGGTCAATTCAACACCATGAGCTGACGAGGCAGGGATAGCGTTGAAAATATCATCCTGCTCACTGGACTTCTTGGTATCAGTGCGGTGTATGAAGTCAGCATACTGTGGTATGGTGCTCGCTTCGGCATCATTTCCGCTCTCGAATGTTGCAGCGGTGGGTTCTCCTTTCTGCTGCGTACCACTCACATCGTTATTAGGAATAGTGAACAACTTTGTTGGGGAGGTGGTAGTTGTCCCGATTTCCTGAGCTGACGAGACCGTGGTAGTGCTGAATTCATCATCCTGCACTGTGGAATTCT includes:
- the LOC124722417 gene encoding mucin-22-like; protein product: MNTAAKEGEGYMMTSHFTSLVTNGSSAPESGQSTPTPPTTIQNRSTRGAFSGSLKLGFDGKTDANDATAIPSVHKLQPTPTSLFAFPSGNENLLQQNTEHTGADYEHVHTVPSQHEEKMQRNDTKNYEDQYVSFVTHTETNIQPFTISASASFSTPGEVENHAQQDGKSETTTLEANYGLTTPQYVPLTPLADMKNFKEQCRTAPTKEVGTSMTSPSASFKTPDGDEVMWQNGESNSTKVEASYHNDAETTTQDVDFIPSTDTNNLKGDVDEFNATISSSSQEPGTSTISPSVLGAEEGLPQKNGETTAASFEANYDGTGPTTPHYEHFTSRTSTNNSNEQDGKFSTTTDSSALETGRVPTSPSALSVVPNNDASGTQQNGEPTVTTFEVESNAEVTTTPQYDDFTLRTTTKNSTVQDDEFSTTTVSSAQEIGTTTTSPTKLFTIPNNDVSGTQQKGEPTAATFESGNDAEASTIPQYADFIHRTDTKKSSEQDDIFNAIPASSAHGVELTTISPLKLFTIPNDGEGLRQKNVEATATTFQIDYDGIQQDAPLAEHITPPTGTKNFTEEAGEIESNMPSSSHGILPTSSFPSMRLPGQADNDNCTQQECDSVGTTVTVYPEDNLTTMSSLTPVAVPVDGGNIKEHSGGPNITLSPEPNKDESAATPWFPPTINGNNLTLQINKCKGSNLGTNQEKHSPMSFLAIFQMLAGINDNSTLMCDEPGVTATPPTNEETSYNTTAKQDTTTISKDEAVDGSKTKSYYPSYNGSSLDELLMLYELHTTILKIMSIILGAAVALILLIIGYEYCRKHRRGDRTAVSPHTAEPHDAGQPSTSQASTSEEPIIRFRDLLSREENN